The Bos indicus isolate NIAB-ARS_2022 breed Sahiwal x Tharparkar chromosome X, NIAB-ARS_B.indTharparkar_mat_pri_1.0, whole genome shotgun sequence genome has a window encoding:
- the CT83 gene encoding kita-kyushu lung cancer antigen 1, whose translation MSFLFLLVSSILFAFMFVFWKTWFQRNTGEMSSNSTSLALVRSSSSTQSTKSNIDKSLLVNSLSRDILINFPHSIAMQRRILVNLRIVDYKLAELEQFLVTKGLNGALVNRKSTDKPTEV comes from the exons ATGAGCTTCCTGTTCCTACTAGTGAGCAGCATTCTGTTTGCCTTCATGTTTGTCTTCTGGAAAACCTGGTTTCAG AGAAACACTGGTGAAATGTCATCAAATTCAACTTCTCTTGCACTAGTAAGATCATCCTCTTCTACTCAGTCAACTAAGAGCAATATTGATAAGAGTCTTTTGGTCAACAGTCTCTCTCGGGATATCTTGATTAATTTCCCACACTCAATAGCCATGCAGAGGCGAATATTGGTAAACCTCAGGATCGTGGACTACAAGCTGGCTGAGCTGGAACAATTCCTAGTTACTAAGGGTTTAAATGGTGCATTAGTTAACCGGAAATCCACTGACAAGCCTACAGAAGTGTAA